In one window of Gloeocapsa sp. DLM2.Bin57 DNA:
- a CDS encoding 30S ribosomal protein S20, which translates to MANIKSAIKRAQLSERNRLRNKAYKSAVKTLMKKYFQAVEVYQTNPSQESKETLKQAMSDAYSKIDKAVKTGVYHRNNGARKKARLAKALKQVETAQSS; encoded by the coding sequence GTGGCAAACATAAAATCAGCAATCAAAAGAGCGCAACTATCAGAGCGCAACCGCCTGCGGAATAAAGCCTATAAATCAGCGGTAAAAACCCTCATGAAAAAATACTTTCAAGCAGTAGAAGTTTATCAGACTAATCCTAGCCAAGAAAGTAAAGAAACCCTAAAACAAGCGATGTCAGACGCTTATAGTAAAATAGATAAAGCAGTCAAAACTGGGGTATATCACCGCAACAACGGAGCGAGAAAAAAAGCTCGCCTAGCTAAAGCCCTCAAACAAGTGGAAACAGCACAATCAAGCTAA
- a CDS encoding DUF1092 family protein, whose protein sequence is MGLIWELDFYSRPLLDDEKKKRWEVLICESPQQIDIEPDSIYRYAQFCPSTTVNSIWLAEAINKAIAESGKTPTKIRFFRRQMKNMITKACEEIGIDAVPSRRTYTLNHWLKQRLTEYYPTLTGYDSQAASSATVQYPELNAIALPDAVRGDKGDKWALVSLPVKDFQEMNQWDIAFGEAFPLSMYNLDPDLAIPGLIIFSSRAIPLAGWLSGLELSYCYLDDITPSARELLKQVYRLRLETGVSDSWILADITDEGSLAEAKGFSNAKNQVQQIHFLAIQSSPEAESFAGFWLLQG, encoded by the coding sequence ATGGGCTTAATTTGGGAACTAGATTTTTACTCACGACCACTATTAGACGACGAAAAGAAAAAACGCTGGGAAGTCCTTATCTGTGAAAGTCCACAGCAAATAGATATCGAACCCGATTCTATTTATAGATATGCCCAATTTTGCCCTAGTACAACCGTTAACTCAATTTGGTTAGCCGAAGCGATCAACAAGGCGATCGCCGAAAGTGGCAAAACCCCCACCAAAATACGTTTCTTTCGTCGTCAGATGAAGAACATGATCACCAAAGCTTGTGAAGAAATCGGTATTGACGCTGTACCGAGTAGGCGTACCTACACCTTAAACCACTGGCTTAAACAAAGACTAACAGAATATTATCCTACTTTAACAGGTTATGACTCCCAAGCTGCTAGTAGCGCTACCGTACAATATCCCGAACTAAACGCGATCGCCCTTCCCGATGCAGTCAGAGGAGACAAAGGAGATAAATGGGCTTTAGTTAGCCTACCCGTCAAAGACTTTCAGGAAATGAATCAATGGGATATCGCCTTTGGGGAAGCTTTCCCTCTTTCTATGTACAATCTTGACCCCGATTTAGCCATACCAGGTTTAATTATTTTCTCTAGTCGCGCTATACCCCTAGCAGGTTGGTTATCTGGTTTAGAATTAAGTTACTGCTACCTAGATGACATAACCCCTTCGGCACGTGAACTACTCAAACAAGTTTATAGATTACGCTTAGAAACAGGAGTAAGCGATAGTTGGATTTTAGCCGATATCACCGATGAGGGTAGCCTAGCCGAAGCTAAAGGCTTTAGCAACGCCAAAAATCAGGTACAACAAATCCACTTTTTAGCCATCCAATCCAGCCCCGAAGCAGAATCTTTCGCAGGATTTTGGTTACTCCAAGGTTAG
- a CDS encoding DUF29 domain-containing protein, translating into MVQPINLQTLYQQDYYQWLEMTLKQIKMKELDNVDWEHLLEEIESLGREQKHKVESYLRQLLKHLLLYQYWQSEKVYCQRGWAEEIDNFRSELEILLRSQTLYNYTESILSSTYQKARRSAIIKSELTNFPFECPYSLKEILDPQWLPN; encoded by the coding sequence ATGGTACAGCCAATTAATCTTCAGACACTTTATCAACAAGACTATTATCAATGGTTGGAAATGACTCTTAAACAAATTAAAATGAAAGAGTTAGATAATGTGGACTGGGAACATTTACTTGAGGAAATAGAGTCTTTGGGGAGAGAACAAAAACACAAAGTTGAAAGTTATCTCAGACAACTGCTAAAACACTTACTCCTCTATCAATATTGGCAATCGGAAAAAGTCTATTGTCAAAGAGGATGGGCAGAAGAAATTGACAATTTTCGATCTGAGTTAGAAATTTTACTTCGTTCTCAAACCTTATACAATTATACCGAATCTATTCTCTCTTCAACTTATCAAAAAGCTAGACGCAGTGCAATTATTAAAAGTGAACTGACTAACTTTCCCTTTGAATGTCCTTATAGTCTCAAAGAAATTTTAGATCCTCAATGGTTACCTAATTAA